The following proteins are encoded in a genomic region of Rhodoferax aquaticus:
- a CDS encoding type I restriction endonuclease subunit M: MTDFHAFTDTEQKKPSVTIITNSAKFALGQVLATPQAIRILEETGRSAASILAMHMHGEWGDVCKEDAELNEQALANGSRIMSVYRLCDPQTLRSTPSHRRAALPTLWCITDAALDENHPRTSREVTTLLTPSEY; the protein is encoded by the coding sequence ATGACCGACTTTCATGCATTCACTGACACAGAGCAAAAAAAGCCATCCGTCACCATCATCACCAATTCCGCAAAGTTCGCTCTAGGCCAGGTATTAGCGACTCCGCAAGCCATCCGTATATTGGAAGAAACTGGCAGAAGTGCCGCAAGCATTCTGGCAATGCACATGCACGGCGAATGGGGCGATGTGTGCAAAGAAGATGCTGAACTCAATGAGCAAGCTCTTGCCAATGGCTCCAGAATCATGAGCGTGTACCGCTTATGTGACCCACAAACATTGCGAAGTACCCCCAGTCATAGGCGTGCAGCATTGCCAACGTTGTGGTGTATCACAGACGCGGCCCTCGATGAAAACCATCCTCGTACCTCCCGTGAAGTGACGACATTGCTCACACCTTCCGAGTATTAG